From the Roseibium sp. HPY-6 genome, one window contains:
- a CDS encoding glutathione S-transferase family protein gives MKLLSQTHSPFARKVVVLIHELGRSDISIEHQETSPTNPNPAVSSLNPLGKVPVLIMDDETPLYDSAVICEYLCSQEDKTPLLPVSPAKRMRALRQQALASGMCETGIAIRWEIERRPEHLRYETLRDGLIAKLAASYAHLEQDVPREDEVTVGTIALACALDWAAFRELDQFMPGHENLKKWMEVFSQRSSMRASAYAGQTHD, from the coding sequence ATGAAACTCCTTTCACAAACGCATTCTCCCTTTGCGCGCAAGGTTGTCGTTCTGATCCATGAACTGGGGCGAAGTGACATCTCAATCGAACATCAGGAAACCAGCCCGACAAATCCCAATCCGGCGGTATCTTCCTTAAACCCTCTTGGGAAAGTACCTGTTCTGATTATGGACGACGAGACACCGCTCTACGATTCCGCGGTGATCTGCGAATATCTTTGTTCTCAGGAAGACAAGACACCCCTGCTTCCTGTGTCCCCGGCAAAGCGCATGCGCGCGCTGAGACAACAGGCCCTGGCCTCGGGCATGTGCGAGACAGGTATCGCCATCCGATGGGAAATCGAAAGAAGACCCGAGCACCTTCGCTATGAAACGCTGCGCGATGGCTTGATCGCCAAACTCGCGGCAAGTTACGCCCATCTCGAACAAGATGTACCGCGCGAAGACGAGGTGACGGTTGGCACAATAGCGCTCGCCTGCGCCCTGGACTGGGCGGCGTTTCGCGAACTCGACCAGTTCATGCCCGGACACGAAAACCTCAAAAAGTGGATGGAGGTGTTTTCACAAAGGTCTTCCATGAGGGCGAGCGCCTACGCAGGGCAAACGCATGATTGA
- a CDS encoding isochorismatase family protein has product MDQHAAVERIGTGFVFTEGPIWHPGEQYLLFSDMPGDVRRKWTRQAGVSEYLRPSNKGNGMTYDAELNLLVCEHATSSVARFRPDGTRELLASHFEGQELNSPNDIVMRSDGAIFFTDPTYGRMEHFGVPRPLQLGFQGVYMLPPGHKPGDEAILVSDRYMFTQPNGLCFSPCERWMWVNDTEQANIRMFDVGEDGRLRNGRIFASGIKDAVKAGVPDGMKADANGNVWVTAPGGVWVYSFEGMLIGKVEVPEMVANLHWGGEDWQTLFMCACTSVYAVKTKVRPRSEPFMTAKPVPAQAAASPADNESLIAPSKGLELAACPPLDPKKTALLIQDLQNDVMIDGGAFEGTGSPQHAREQNVVANAIALADTARRLGMPVIHIWMVCEPGHPLLSQYAPLFQGLKGENALVRGTWGVAPVPGLEPKPGDLVCEKMSMSAWETSRLESYLRHAGIDTIINTGSWTNMSVEHTARTAADKGFRVVVPEDACSTMNADWHRASINYAMQNVASVTSVASVMSVLR; this is encoded by the coding sequence ATGGACCAGCATGCCGCCGTGGAGCGGATCGGGACCGGATTTGTGTTTACCGAAGGCCCCATCTGGCATCCGGGCGAACAGTATCTCCTGTTCTCCGATATGCCCGGAGATGTCCGGCGCAAGTGGACCCGCCAGGCCGGTGTAAGCGAATATCTGCGCCCGTCCAACAAGGGCAATGGCATGACCTATGACGCGGAGCTCAATCTCCTCGTCTGCGAGCATGCAACAAGCTCGGTCGCCCGGTTCCGCCCGGATGGAACGCGCGAGTTGCTCGCATCCCATTTTGAAGGCCAGGAGCTCAATTCCCCGAACGACATCGTGATGCGCTCCGATGGTGCGATTTTCTTTACCGATCCGACCTATGGCCGCATGGAGCATTTCGGCGTCCCGCGTCCGCTGCAGTTGGGCTTTCAGGGCGTCTACATGCTCCCACCGGGTCACAAACCCGGTGATGAGGCTATCCTTGTCTCCGACCGCTACATGTTCACGCAGCCCAACGGTCTGTGCTTTTCACCCTGTGAGCGCTGGATGTGGGTCAACGACACGGAACAGGCCAATATCCGCATGTTCGACGTTGGCGAGGATGGCAGGCTCAGGAACGGACGCATCTTTGCGTCCGGCATCAAGGACGCGGTCAAGGCGGGCGTTCCGGACGGCATGAAGGCCGACGCAAACGGCAACGTCTGGGTCACCGCTCCCGGAGGGGTTTGGGTCTATTCATTCGAGGGCATGCTGATCGGGAAGGTCGAGGTTCCCGAAATGGTTGCCAATCTGCATTGGGGCGGCGAGGACTGGCAGACGCTGTTCATGTGCGCGTGCACGTCGGTCTATGCGGTCAAAACCAAGGTCCGGCCGCGCTCGGAACCATTCATGACGGCGAAACCGGTACCAGCGCAAGCCGCAGCGAGCCCTGCGGATAATGAATCGCTCATCGCCCCGTCCAAGGGGCTGGAGCTTGCGGCGTGCCCGCCGCTTGATCCGAAAAAGACCGCGCTTCTCATCCAGGATCTGCAGAACGATGTCATGATCGACGGCGGCGCGTTTGAAGGCACGGGATCTCCGCAGCATGCGCGCGAGCAGAATGTGGTCGCCAACGCCATTGCCCTTGCCGACACCGCACGGCGGCTCGGCATGCCGGTCATTCACATCTGGATGGTTTGCGAACCCGGCCATCCGCTCCTTTCCCAGTATGCGCCGCTCTTTCAGGGGCTGAAGGGCGAAAACGCACTGGTGCGTGGAACCTGGGGTGTTGCTCCCGTTCCCGGTCTGGAGCCCAAACCGGGAGATCTCGTGTGCGAAAAGATGTCCATGAGCGCCTGGGAAACCTCCCGCCTGGAAAGCTATCTGCGTCATGCCGGTATCGACACGATCATCAACACCGGATCGTGGACCAACATGAGTGTTGAGCACACCGCGCGAACAGCGGCTGACAAAGGCTTCCGGGTGGTTGTGCCGGAAGATGCCTGCTCTACAATGAATGCCGATTGGCACCGGGCTTCGATCAACTACGCCATGCAGAACGTGGCGAGCGTTACATCTGTGGCCTCGGTGATGTCCGTATTGCGGTAG
- a CDS encoding G8 domain-containing protein: MHHDHIGSQAPVAPPGANATDAEIEAYVAQIMALPEVHPHGHDMDQMSEHGQLMDLVPRGDATHVAVRDGDWSDPATWFEGRVPDEGARVLVPEGIAVRYDAESDTSLFTVRVDGDLSFATNSDTRMVVDTLVVAHSGHLEIGSEHNPIDANVSADIVFANNGDIDVSWDQSLLSRGLIATGEVDIHGAEKTAYLTVEAAPMAGDTTLHLESVPDGWTVGDKLVLTGTHKEGWQNYGSGPTWTGTQDEEIVIADISGNVITFEPPLNFDHDAPSGDLSAYVSNMTRNVTFSSEDGAAIHERGHVMFMHNNEVDVRYVAFEDLGRTDKSERAVDASSVDDIQPDTNVKGRYSAHFHVAGTEDQDSPALAIGTVVSGSPGWGLVHHSSHANFYDNVAYDVFGAAFVAEAGDETGTWSRNLAIKSEGIGYGNWTIKDQQDVFAADLGRTGDGFFLASRLVEVSDSVAANTTNGFVWMHRGMSGEPLAENLDQPEIAFGDDQLAYNKPPIQGFRDNEAFGTHTGIHVLKANPEQGHDVRSVLDGFTAWEVSQGANLSYTGHYTLNDFRLVGTDSTNGLGSAEYGVRLGTNARDMVFNGLEIEGFENGFDFSRNVTTFPAEDFDNILIDPVFINNGQDVFGYDPAKHFFMSSDELVADRLSFDGALYHVVGYQDGLDLNGIKTDSIGSRERYFDNDGGPLPFWEVRELVAKNGYYETGDGRNVMLVEDFIADRATGELIKFTHVVELLYPSYVLANTTNHGLIELDGQAAQTMDDVAETLAGEAVVIDVLANDSDPEGDTLVVDGFMQPDHGKVALNASGQVVYTPDFGFTGDDSFLYWARDENGNFTPAEVRVSVGSALPEPDPEPLPDPEPEPVPDPEPEPEPEPEPEPEPEPEPEPEPEPEPEPEPDPEPEPEPEPQPEPVGIGLGRTEAETLGLSGDYTVEAVQGASGNAVASLRNPNDPGGALSDAAGELSAVFEGAKGTYDIVLGVYDESDGVGQLTVTISGNEPVVFQLDDNTGDVLPGPNSFRELHLEGVHLEKGAQITIEGAQDQYEFARVDFLDVIEANQPVGTIQFGSEKIMQPDGDTWHSVSFDTKIEDAIVVMAPLTANGPHAAMTRVRNVTDEGFEYQIDEWDYLDGWHMNEQITWLAASAGEYTLEDGRKIAFGETTASDETPTKVCFSGMDDALVFSQVASANDTAAVTTRLSNVDGNGFKVRLQEEEKADGIHAEEEVHWFAVEGGESDLLTASSVTGVGDGWTQLDADADAFLFADMQTFNGNNTAALRKLLEDDGTVSLRVEEEQSLDSETYHVGEKVAVFSTDFEVIDLY, translated from the coding sequence ATGCATCACGATCACATCGGATCCCAAGCCCCTGTCGCACCACCTGGCGCGAACGCCACCGACGCTGAAATCGAGGCGTACGTCGCGCAGATAATGGCGCTGCCTGAAGTCCACCCACATGGCCATGACATGGACCAGATGTCCGAACACGGGCAGCTAATGGACCTGGTGCCACGCGGTGATGCCACGCATGTTGCGGTTCGCGACGGCGATTGGTCAGATCCTGCCACCTGGTTCGAGGGACGCGTCCCGGATGAAGGTGCAAGGGTTCTGGTGCCGGAAGGCATTGCAGTACGCTACGACGCTGAGAGCGACACCTCGCTCTTTACGGTTCGCGTCGACGGTGACCTGTCCTTCGCGACGAACTCCGACACGCGCATGGTTGTCGACACACTTGTTGTTGCACATTCCGGACATCTCGAGATCGGGTCCGAGCACAATCCGATCGATGCCAATGTCAGTGCCGATATCGTCTTTGCCAACAATGGCGACATAGACGTCTCCTGGGACCAGAGCCTGCTGTCCCGCGGTCTGATCGCAACAGGCGAAGTCGACATCCATGGAGCGGAAAAAACGGCATATCTTACCGTCGAAGCTGCCCCCATGGCCGGCGATACCACACTCCATTTGGAATCTGTTCCGGACGGTTGGACCGTCGGTGACAAGCTGGTTCTGACCGGAACACACAAGGAAGGCTGGCAGAATTACGGCAGTGGTCCCACCTGGACAGGGACGCAGGACGAAGAGATCGTCATTGCCGATATCAGTGGCAACGTCATCACGTTCGAACCGCCGCTCAACTTTGACCACGATGCGCCGTCCGGGGATCTTTCCGCCTACGTCTCCAACATGACGAGAAACGTTACCTTCTCGAGTGAAGACGGCGCTGCCATACATGAGCGTGGACATGTCATGTTCATGCATAACAACGAAGTCGACGTCCGGTATGTCGCCTTTGAAGATCTGGGACGCACGGACAAGTCGGAACGCGCTGTTGATGCCTCCAGTGTTGACGACATTCAGCCGGATACGAATGTAAAAGGGAGATATTCGGCGCATTTCCATGTGGCGGGCACTGAAGACCAGGACAGTCCGGCACTTGCGATCGGCACGGTCGTTTCGGGGTCTCCCGGCTGGGGTCTCGTGCACCATTCCAGCCATGCCAACTTCTACGACAACGTTGCGTATGACGTATTTGGTGCGGCCTTTGTTGCGGAAGCCGGCGACGAGACGGGAACCTGGAGCCGGAACCTTGCGATCAAGTCGGAAGGTATCGGGTACGGAAACTGGACGATCAAGGACCAGCAGGATGTCTTTGCCGCCGACCTTGGCCGCACGGGCGACGGCTTCTTTCTTGCCAGCCGCCTGGTGGAAGTCAGTGACAGTGTTGCCGCAAACACGACGAACGGCTTCGTGTGGATGCATCGCGGGATGTCCGGCGAACCGCTTGCCGAAAATCTCGACCAGCCGGAGATCGCCTTCGGTGATGACCAACTGGCCTACAACAAGCCGCCCATCCAGGGGTTCCGTGACAATGAAGCCTTTGGAACCCACACCGGCATCCATGTGCTGAAGGCTAATCCGGAACAGGGACACGATGTTCGTTCGGTGCTGGATGGATTTACGGCCTGGGAGGTTTCTCAGGGCGCAAACCTTTCCTATACCGGGCACTACACCCTGAATGATTTCCGTCTTGTCGGCACGGACAGCACCAACGGTCTTGGATCGGCAGAATACGGCGTCAGGCTTGGGACCAATGCGCGGGACATGGTCTTCAACGGCCTGGAAATCGAGGGTTTTGAAAACGGCTTCGATTTCTCCAGAAACGTGACGACGTTTCCTGCCGAAGACTTTGATAACATCCTGATAGATCCCGTTTTCATCAACAATGGCCAGGACGTCTTCGGCTACGATCCGGCGAAGCACTTTTTCATGTCTTCCGACGAGCTTGTTGCGGACCGCCTATCATTTGACGGCGCTCTGTACCACGTTGTCGGATATCAGGACGGCCTTGACCTGAACGGTATCAAGACCGACAGCATCGGTTCCCGCGAACGCTACTTCGACAATGACGGCGGTCCCCTCCCTTTCTGGGAGGTGCGCGAACTGGTTGCCAAAAACGGGTACTACGAGACCGGTGACGGCCGGAACGTCATGCTCGTGGAGGACTTCATCGCTGACCGGGCAACTGGCGAATTGATCAAGTTCACGCATGTCGTGGAACTGCTTTATCCCAGCTACGTTTTGGCAAACACCACCAATCACGGGCTGATTGAGCTTGATGGCCAGGCAGCACAGACGATGGATGATGTTGCTGAAACACTTGCCGGCGAAGCGGTTGTGATTGACGTGCTCGCAAATGACAGTGACCCGGAAGGCGACACGCTCGTCGTGGACGGATTTATGCAGCCGGACCACGGCAAAGTTGCTCTGAACGCCTCAGGACAAGTTGTCTACACCCCGGACTTCGGCTTTACAGGCGACGATAGCTTTCTCTACTGGGCCCGTGATGAAAACGGCAACTTCACGCCTGCGGAAGTCAGGGTTTCTGTCGGATCCGCGCTGCCTGAACCTGACCCTGAACCCTTGCCGGATCCAGAGCCTGAGCCCGTGCCAGATCCTGAGCCGGAGCCGGAGCCGGAGCCCGAACCAGAGCCAGAGCCGGAGCCCGAGCCGGAGCCAGAGCCGGAGCCAGAGCCGGAGCCGGAGCCAGATCCTGAGCCCGAACCAGAGCCTGAGCCCCAACCGGAGCCCGTCGGCATCGGTCTTGGCAGAACAGAGGCTGAAACCCTTGGACTGTCAGGAGATTATACCGTGGAGGCAGTGCAAGGTGCTTCCGGCAACGCGGTCGCCAGCCTCAGAAACCCGAACGACCCGGGTGGAGCGTTAAGCGATGCTGCGGGTGAGCTCTCTGCTGTTTTTGAAGGTGCGAAAGGCACCTATGACATCGTGCTCGGCGTCTATGACGAGAGCGATGGCGTGGGACAGCTTACCGTTACCATCTCTGGAAATGAGCCGGTCGTCTTTCAACTGGACGACAATACGGGCGATGTTCTTCCGGGTCCCAACAGTTTCAGGGAGTTGCACCTGGAAGGCGTTCATCTGGAAAAAGGTGCACAGATCACGATCGAAGGCGCGCAGGACCAGTATGAATTCGCACGCGTTGACTTTCTGGATGTCATCGAAGCGAACCAACCTGTCGGTACGATCCAGTTCGGATCTGAAAAGATCATGCAGCCCGACGGTGATACCTGGCACAGCGTCAGTTTCGACACAAAGATCGAAGACGCGATTGTCGTGATGGCACCGCTCACGGCCAACGGCCCCCACGCCGCAATGACGCGTGTTCGAAACGTCACCGACGAGGGCTTTGAGTACCAGATTGACGAGTGGGACTATCTGGACGGCTGGCACATGAACGAGCAGATCACATGGCTTGCCGCAAGCGCAGGTGAATACACACTCGAAGATGGTCGAAAGATCGCCTTCGGTGAAACGACTGCCTCCGACGAGACACCGACAAAGGTCTGTTTTTCCGGTATGGACGACGCGCTGGTCTTTTCGCAGGTTGCGAGCGCCAACGACACAGCTGCCGTGACAACACGCCTAAGCAACGTGGACGGCAATGGTTTCAAGGTGCGTCTGCAAGAAGAAGAAAAGGCCGATGGCATTCACGCGGAAGAAGAGGTGCACTGGTTCGCGGTCGAAGGCGGCGAGAGCGACTTGCTGACGGCAAGCAGCGTCACCGGCGTGGGAGACGGCTGGACACAACTGGACGCGGACGCAGACGCATTTCTGTTCGCAGACATGCAGACGTTCAATGGGAACAACACCGCCGCGCTACGCAAGTTGCTTGAAGATGACGGTACGGTTTCTCTTCGGGTCGAAGAAGAACAGTCGCTGGATAGCGAGACTTATCACGTCGGTGAAAAGGTCGCGGTGTTTTCGACCGACTTTGAGGTGATCGATCTGTATTGA
- a CDS encoding SDR family NAD(P)-dependent oxidoreductase, with product MSRTAIVTGGAQGIGFACAQKLKADGAQLVLWDMDEEALATAASELGATTVKVDLSDWDAVEKAYEQTRSQAGSPSIVVNSAGIAGPNAPVEDYPVADWNRIMEINANGSFYLLKAVLPGMKADNYGRVVLISSVAGKEGNPNASAYSASKAAVMALAKSAGKECAGFDIAINAITPAAARTRIFDQMSEEHIDYMLSKIPRNRFLEVHEAANMVSFLCSPENSFTTGAVFDLSGGRATY from the coding sequence ATGAGCAGGACGGCGATCGTAACCGGGGGAGCACAGGGGATCGGCTTTGCCTGCGCGCAGAAACTGAAGGCCGACGGGGCACAGTTGGTTCTTTGGGACATGGACGAAGAGGCCCTTGCAACGGCGGCGTCCGAACTCGGTGCGACAACGGTCAAGGTCGACCTGTCGGACTGGGACGCAGTTGAAAAGGCCTATGAGCAGACAAGATCGCAGGCAGGAAGCCCGTCCATCGTGGTGAATTCAGCCGGTATCGCAGGTCCGAATGCCCCGGTGGAAGACTATCCGGTCGCGGACTGGAACCGGATCATGGAGATCAACGCGAACGGTTCATTTTACCTCTTGAAAGCCGTGCTGCCCGGCATGAAAGCCGACAATTACGGCCGTGTGGTCCTGATTTCCTCGGTTGCCGGCAAAGAGGGCAATCCCAACGCATCCGCCTATAGCGCCTCCAAGGCGGCCGTGATGGCGCTCGCCAAAAGCGCCGGCAAGGAATGCGCCGGTTTTGATATTGCCATCAACGCAATCACGCCGGCTGCGGCCCGCACCCGCATCTTTGACCAGATGAGCGAAGAACACATCGACTACATGCTCTCCAAGATCCCGAGAAACCGGTTCCTGGAAGTGCACGAAGCCGCCAACATGGTCAGCTTCCTGTGCAGCCCGGAAAACAGTTTCACGACCGGAGCGGTCTTTGATCTCTCGGGTGGCCGGGCAACTTACTAG
- a CDS encoding bifunctional rhamnulose-1-phosphate aldolase/short-chain dehydrogenase has translation MLNSAAGSRLADLWDDQKASSMNEAELLLYRSNLLGSDKRITNYGGGNTSAKVLEKDPLTGEAAEVLWVKGSGGDVGTIKMDGFATLYMDKLRALKGLYRGVDFEDEMVGYLPHCTFNLNPRAASIDTPLHAYVPKKHVDHMHPDAIIAIAASSDSKAITREIFGDDIGWLPWKRPGYELGLWLEKFCLENPDARGVVLESHGLFTWADDARTCYQTTLENINKAIAWFEDKTSGKDAFGGSKHRAIAPAERRAVASRLMPAIRGMVSGKQHMVGHFDDSDAVLEFVCSRDMEQLARLGTSCPDHFLRTKIRPLVVDFDPENPAISETLSGLGVAVEAYRDDYAAYYARCKHDDSPALRDPNAVVYLVPGVGMITFAKDKATARISGEFYTNAINVMRGASSVSTYCGLPEQEAFDIEYWLLEEAKLQRMPKPKSLAGKIALVTGGAGGIGSATAERFLREGACVVLADIDGEALAAVAENLSGRFSSDVVRTVTMDVTSEDAVADSFARAALEFGGVDILLSNAGIASSAPVEETTLDLWNRNMSILSTGYFLVSRAAFQTMKTQGIGGSIVFIGSKNGLAASPGASAYCTAKASELHLARCLALEGAPDGIRVNVVNPDAVLRGSKIWSGSWLKERAQAYGKDTSELEEHYRQRSLLKRSVLPEDIAEASYFFASEASAKSTGNILNVDAGNVQAFTR, from the coding sequence ATGTTGAATTCCGCGGCCGGGTCCCGGCTGGCAGATCTTTGGGACGACCAGAAAGCCTCCAGCATGAACGAGGCCGAACTGCTGCTCTATCGCTCAAACCTCCTCGGCTCCGACAAGCGCATCACCAATTATGGCGGCGGCAATACCTCCGCCAAGGTCCTTGAGAAAGACCCGCTCACCGGAGAGGCGGCCGAAGTTCTCTGGGTAAAAGGCTCTGGCGGCGATGTCGGCACGATCAAGATGGACGGTTTCGCAACGCTTTACATGGACAAGCTCAGGGCGCTGAAGGGGCTTTATCGCGGCGTCGACTTCGAAGATGAGATGGTTGGCTATCTGCCCCATTGCACCTTCAACCTCAATCCGCGCGCTGCCTCCATCGACACGCCGTTGCATGCCTATGTGCCGAAAAAACACGTCGATCACATGCATCCCGATGCAATCATCGCGATTGCAGCTTCCAGCGACAGCAAGGCGATCACGCGCGAGATCTTCGGCGACGATATCGGCTGGTTGCCCTGGAAACGTCCCGGATACGAACTCGGCCTGTGGCTGGAAAAGTTCTGTCTGGAAAATCCGGACGCGCGCGGAGTCGTGTTGGAGAGCCACGGCCTCTTCACCTGGGCCGATGACGCAAGGACCTGTTACCAAACCACGCTCGAAAACATCAACAAGGCCATTGCCTGGTTTGAGGACAAAACAAGTGGCAAGGACGCGTTTGGCGGTTCAAAGCATCGCGCCATTGCTCCGGCCGAACGCCGAGCCGTTGCCTCGAGGCTGATGCCCGCCATCCGCGGCATGGTCTCGGGAAAGCAGCATATGGTCGGTCACTTTGACGATAGCGACGCTGTCCTGGAATTCGTCTGCTCCAGGGACATGGAACAGCTTGCCCGTCTCGGCACGAGCTGCCCGGACCATTTCCTGCGCACCAAGATCCGGCCACTGGTGGTCGACTTTGACCCCGAGAACCCGGCTATCAGTGAAACACTGTCCGGCCTTGGTGTGGCTGTCGAGGCATACCGCGACGACTACGCCGCCTATTACGCCCGTTGCAAGCACGACGACAGCCCTGCCCTGCGCGATCCGAATGCGGTGGTTTACCTTGTCCCCGGCGTCGGCATGATCACCTTTGCCAAGGACAAGGCGACGGCACGCATTTCCGGCGAGTTCTATACCAACGCGATCAACGTCATGCGCGGAGCATCAAGCGTTTCGACCTATTGCGGTTTGCCGGAGCAGGAGGCTTTCGACATCGAGTACTGGCTGCTGGAGGAAGCAAAGCTCCAGCGCATGCCGAAACCCAAAAGCCTTGCCGGCAAGATCGCTCTTGTAACAGGCGGTGCCGGCGGCATCGGTTCGGCGACCGCCGAGCGGTTCCTGCGCGAAGGTGCCTGTGTCGTCCTCGCCGATATTGACGGTGAAGCCTTGGCCGCAGTCGCTGAAAACCTGTCCGGCCGCTTCTCCAGCGATGTCGTCCGCACAGTGACCATGGATGTCACCAGCGAAGATGCCGTTGCCGACAGTTTTGCGCGCGCGGCGCTCGAATTCGGCGGCGTCGACATATTGCTCTCCAATGCGGGCATCGCCTCGTCCGCTCCTGTCGAAGAGACAACTCTGGACCTCTGGAACCGCAACATGTCGATCCTATCCACCGGCTATTTCCTGGTCTCGCGCGCGGCCTTTCAAACAATGAAGACACAAGGCATCGGTGGATCAATTGTCTTTATCGGCTCCAAGAACGGCCTCGCTGCCTCGCCTGGCGCCAGTGCCTATTGCACGGCCAAGGCTTCGGAGCTGCATCTCGCCCGCTGTCTTGCTCTTGAAGGCGCACCGGACGGCATCCGCGTCAATGTCGTCAATCCGGACGCCGTGCTGCGCGGTTCCAAGATCTGGTCCGGAAGCTGGCTCAAGGAACGCGCGCAAGCCTATGGCAAGGATACGTCGGAACTGGAGGAGCATTACCGCCAGCGCTCGCTCCTGAAACGCTCCGTACTACCGGAAGACATTGCCGAGGCGAGCTACTTTTTCGCGTCAGAGGCCTCGGCGAAGTCGACCGGCAACATCCTCAATGTCGATGCCGGCAACGTTCAGGCCTTCACGCGGTAG
- a CDS encoding L-rhamnose isomerase yields the protein MTYETAKSRFTEWNVDTEAALRRLAEIPISMHCWQGDDVVGFEQKSGSSGGGIQATGNHPGRARTPDELRADLEFAYSMIPGKHRLNLHAMYMDTDESPDRDAIEYHHFAAWVDWAKSQELGLDFNPTFFAHAKADDNLTLAHPDAGIRDFWIEHGRRTREIAAAIGAELGSPAINNIWVPDGMKDLPVDRLAPRARLEASLDDMLAERHDPAHMRDAVESKLFGIGVEAYTVGSHEFYLGYAIRKGVLLCLDMGHFHPTENIADKLSAVALSVDELLLHVSRPMRWDSDHVILLNDDILAMGQALVSEDLLKKTHIGLDFFDATISRTAAWVIGTRNMQKSLLRALLSPLDRLKEAETALDFTTRLVLTEELKDLPFGAVWEEFCKRHNRPTGTQLIGALDDYQRRVEVRG from the coding sequence ATGACTTATGAAACTGCGAAATCCCGGTTCACCGAATGGAACGTGGACACTGAGGCAGCCCTTCGCCGGCTGGCCGAGATACCGATCTCGATGCATTGCTGGCAGGGTGACGACGTGGTCGGCTTTGAACAGAAATCAGGGTCATCCGGCGGCGGCATCCAGGCGACCGGCAATCATCCGGGCCGGGCGCGGACACCGGACGAGTTGCGCGCGGACCTAGAGTTCGCTTATTCGATGATCCCGGGAAAGCATCGTCTCAATCTGCACGCCATGTATATGGATACGGACGAAAGCCCGGATCGTGACGCGATCGAATACCACCACTTTGCAGCATGGGTCGATTGGGCCAAAAGCCAGGAGCTCGGGCTCGATTTCAACCCGACATTTTTTGCCCACGCAAAGGCCGACGACAACCTCACACTCGCCCATCCGGACGCCGGTATTCGTGACTTCTGGATCGAACACGGACGGCGAACGCGCGAAATTGCAGCTGCAATCGGTGCTGAGCTTGGCTCGCCTGCCATAAACAACATCTGGGTGCCCGACGGCATGAAGGATTTGCCGGTGGATCGGTTGGCACCGCGTGCGCGGCTCGAGGCATCGCTTGATGACATGCTTGCCGAGCGTCACGACCCGGCGCACATGCGCGACGCGGTTGAAAGCAAGCTTTTCGGCATCGGAGTTGAAGCCTACACTGTCGGCAGTCATGAATTCTATCTTGGTTATGCAATCCGCAAGGGCGTGCTGCTTTGCCTCGATATGGGCCATTTCCACCCGACCGAGAACATTGCCGACAAGCTGAGCGCGGTGGCGCTTTCCGTCGACGAACTGCTGCTGCACGTCTCCCGGCCGATGCGATGGGACAGTGACCATGTGATCCTGCTGAACGACGACATCCTCGCAATGGGTCAGGCGCTGGTCAGCGAAGACCTTCTGAAGAAAACCCATATCGGACTGGATTTCTTCGACGCCACGATCAGCCGGACGGCGGCCTGGGTAATCGGTACGCGGAACATGCAGAAGTCCCTCTTAAGGGCCCTGCTCTCGCCGCTTGACCGCCTGAAAGAAGCCGAAACAGCGCTCGACTTCACGACGCGCCTTGTCCTGACCGAAGAGCTCAAGGATCTGCCGTTTGGTGCGGTTTGGGAAGAGTTCTGCAAACGCCACAACCGCCCGACCGGCACACAGTTGATCGGTGCGCTTGACGATTATCAGAGGCGTGTCGAGGTCCGAGGATAG